The nucleotide sequence CGCTGCCGGATTCAAAACCTTTGCAGGCCGGTATGCTCAGGCAGGCGCGGGCCAGCTCCGCTTCCAGCTTGTCAAAAACCGGCTCTCCCAATCCGGGAGGGGCGTTGTAGACCACAACACCCAGCGTACCGCCCGCCGAATCGCCCTCTTTCTTCATCGCCTCGATCAGGGCGATCATCTGCTCGCTGCGCTCGGCGTGCGGACAGCGCACCAGCGACCGGTCCACCTCGGCGCGCGAGGCTGGCGGCTTATCCATCAGGCCGGCCTCAATGCTGGCCACGGAATCGACCCAGGCAACGGTCGTAAGGCCCAGCTCGGTTTCCAGGATTTGTTCGGCGATGGCGCCGGCGGCGACTCGCCCGATTGTCTCGCGAACAGAAGCCCGCCCGCCGCCATGAGGAGTGCGGTAGCCGTACTTTATGTGGTAGGTATAGTCGGCGTGCGAAGGCCGATAGAGATCAGCCCAGCGGTCATAGTCGACGGACTTGTTGTCCGTGTTACGAACCATCATTGCGATCGGGGTGCCCAGGGTTCTTCCCTGATAAAGACCGCTGAGTATTTCGATCTGGTCCAGTTCCTTGCGCGGCGTTACCAGCAGATTCTGGCCGGGGCGTCGCCGCTCCAGCTGATGCTGGATGCGATCCAGATCAAGAAGAATGCCTGCCGGGCAGCCGTCCAGCACTACGCCCACGCCGGGACCATGCGATTCGCCAAAGGTGCTGATCCGAAAGAGAACGCCGCTCTGCGAGGACACCCTGAACCGATTCGCCCCCGCGGAATGGCGGGTCAATGAATTTGGCGCCGGCGTCCGCCCGGGAATTACTCGGGCAAACTCCGGGCGCGCTCATCCATCATCAAGGTCGTGATCATCGCCGCGCGTTCTTTGGGCAAGAGCGTGAGCAGGTAGGGAACAAGCGAGGTGCGGCCGGCATCGGCGGCGCTGCGCTCCATTTCCAGGAAAACATCCACCAGATCCGTATTGCTCCAACCGGCGACAATTGCAACGGCCTGCGGCGGCGGCATATTGCCCATGCGATCGGCCATCTGTGCGATCATTCGCTTGCGGTCCTGTTGCGCGACAGCATCCTCTTGAAGCGCCTTCTGCTGCGCTTCCACGCCGCGCACGCGCTCCTGCAGCTCTTGCTGCTTGCGGTCCAGTTCGGCCTGCTTCTCCTGGAGGGCCAGACGCTCTTCCTCCAGTTTAATACGCTCCTCTTCGATGCGCGCCCGTTCCTTATCCAGCTGCTGGCGATCGAGCTCAGATACGCTATCCTCTTCGAAGGAAACTTGATCCGCCGTTTCGCTCATCCCGGGCAGGTATTCCTCCAGGTTGATGATTCCCCAGGTATCCAGCAGATAAGCGAAGACGCCCATCGAGAAGAGGATCACCGCCGTCAGGTATACGATCTTAACTTTGTCGGACAGTCCGCCCATCGTTGTACTCCTGATTCCAGCTCAGGCGCTCAGGCCCGCCGATCAAACTCCGTCGAACGCTCGCGCCACTTTTCGGCGATCTTTTCCAGCGAGCTGATGCGCTGATTCAAATCGTCGATCACATCGCCCATTTCCTTAAGGTCATTACGCGCTCTCCCGAGCGCATCGATGCCGGCCGCGCCGCGCCGCAGAGCGCCGGGTTCGGCGCTGAAGGCTGGCTGATCATGCGCCGGGGCGGTCGAGGCCTCGCTGGCGAAGATACTCTTGAACGTAGTCTCGGGGCGGCTGGGGTTGTTCTGGTTCGACGAGGTCTTTGGGATCAATCCCTTCGCCCAGCGGCTCAGGCGCTGCCGCAGGTTTTGGTTTTCTCCTGATTCTACTTTCATTTCCGTCCTCCGCAATCAGCGGGCTTCTGTTGCGCAATCGATTCGCTTCATCCAGTTCCCGTTTTTCCATCCGGCGCAAGTCCTGCTTGTACTGGGCATACTGTCGTTCTTTGAGCAGCTCGACAATGCGACGCTGCTTGCGCGCCTCCATGACCTTCTGCATTTCGGCCTCCAATTCCGGCCGAATTTCATCCAGTTTTCGCACAGCGACGCGCTCTTCGTTTTCCAGACGTTCAATGTAACGGTCATAGATCTTGAACAAATCAATATCAAAGCGTTCCTGGTATTCGCCTTCGAAGCGGTC is from Leptospirales bacterium and encodes:
- the aroC gene encoding chorismate synthase, translated to MSSQSGVLFRISTFGESHGPGVGVVLDGCPAGILLDLDRIQHQLERRRPGQNLLVTPRKELDQIEILSGLYQGRTLGTPIAMMVRNTDNKSVDYDRWADLYRPSHADYTYHIKYGYRTPHGGGRASVRETIGRVAAGAIAEQILETELGLTTVAWVDSVASIEAGLMDKPPASRAEVDRSLVRCPHAERSEQMIALIEAMKKEGDSAGGTLGVVVYNAPPGLGEPVFDKLEAELARACLSIPACKGFESGSGFAGTRMRGSEHNDAFFNLEAAPPSPGQAPPAYDSIPRLATRSNRSGGIQGGISNGMPITMRLAFKPVATIKKPQETVSESGAAAELRAGGRHDPCVLPRAVPIVEAAVSLTLMDMYLRQAARNPSWRVRFSRAAAGDPALFPANSPPHGGD
- a CDS encoding flagellar FliJ family protein; protein product: MRRRKEEEALGQLARVMLRVNVQQSARDQAARLVREEMDRFEGEYQERFDIDLFKIYDRYIERLENEERVAVRKLDEIRPELEAEMQKVMEARKQRRIVELLKERQYAQYKQDLRRMEKRELDEANRLRNRSPLIAEDGNESRIRRKPKPAAAPEPLGEGIDPKDLVEPEQPQPPRDYVQEYLRQRGLDRPGA